The proteins below are encoded in one region of Tsuneonella sp. CC-YZS046:
- the pgeF gene encoding peptidoglycan editing factor PgeF — protein sequence MPEAIGAAILSGLPHGFLTRRGGVSSGIAAGLNVGLGSGDDGEAVMENRRRAARAVLPGARLVTVYQVHSPDAAIVDEPWSEDARPRADALVTRRRGLVLGIVTADCAPVLLADRAAGVVGAAHAGWKGARGGVIESAVAAMEALGARRDGIVAAIGPCIAQASYEVGQDFRERFGPGDQEFFAPGRAGHYQFDLEGFVARRLADAGVGGVERLGLDTYADEERFFSYRRATHRGEGNYGRQFSLIGLAA from the coding sequence ATGCCCGAAGCGATCGGCGCGGCGATATTGTCCGGGCTTCCGCATGGATTTCTCACCCGGCGCGGGGGCGTTTCCAGCGGAATCGCGGCGGGCCTCAATGTCGGACTGGGATCGGGCGATGATGGGGAAGCGGTCATGGAGAATCGCCGCCGTGCGGCGCGGGCCGTCCTGCCCGGCGCGCGGTTGGTGACGGTCTATCAGGTGCATTCGCCCGATGCGGCGATCGTCGATGAACCCTGGAGCGAGGATGCCCGGCCCCGGGCCGATGCGCTCGTCACCCGGCGGCGCGGGCTGGTTCTGGGCATAGTGACGGCCGATTGCGCGCCGGTGCTGCTGGCGGATCGCGCAGCCGGGGTGGTGGGCGCGGCCCATGCCGGCTGGAAGGGCGCGCGGGGCGGCGTGATCGAATCGGCGGTGGCCGCGATGGAGGCGCTGGGGGCGCGGCGCGACGGGATCGTGGCCGCGATCGGGCCTTGCATCGCGCAGGCGAGCTACGAGGTGGGGCAGGATTTCCGCGAGCGGTTCGGGCCGGGCGACCAAGAGTTCTTCGCTCCGGGGCGGGCGGGTCATTACCAGTTCGACCTCGAGGGATTCGTCGCCCGGCGCCTTGCCGACGCGGGGGTTGGCGGCGTGGAGCGGCTCGGGCTGGATACCTATGCGGACGAGGAAAGGTTCTTCTCCTATCGCCGCGCGACGCATCGCGGAGAAGGGAATTACGGACGTCAATTCTCGCTGATCGGGCTTGCGGCATGA
- the pepN gene encoding aminopeptidase N, which yields MDIVQDPTVPQGNPEQADAAAAPQAPRIIRREDYLPPAWLVPRVSLDFALGLQRTRVSAVLEVARNPDGASDPVIRLNGDGLTPLSVRVDGEPNNSWTMDGADLLITLPGAAHEITVVTEIEPAANSQLMGLYASNGMLCTQCEAEGFRRIAFFPDRPDVLSTYRVRMSGDKGLFPILLSNGNLAASGDPGDGTHWAEWHDPWPKPCYLFALVAGDLVANRDSFVTCGGRRVDLAIWVRDGDLERTGHAMQSLKNSMKWDEETFGREYDLDTFNIVAVSDFNMGAMENKGLNIFNTRYVLADPETATDGDYDAVESVIAHEYFHNWSGNRVTCRDWFQLSLKEGFTVLRDQLFSQDMGSASVKRIEDVRILRSAQFPEDSGPLAHPIRPDSYQEISNFYTATVYNKGAEVIRMMRTMAGPDAFRKGCDLYFERHDGQAATCEDFIRAIEDGAGLDLSQFRLWYAQAGTPKLTVKLEHGGGKAVLTLAQAVPATPGQAEKRPMPIPLRLALFDRESGSHRGEQLVVLDAEERGYTFDGFAQPPVLSINRGFSAPVAVERHVPEADLVFLAAHDDDPFARYEAMQSLVVQHLTAVIDGGDGASGRAAVGDALAAILEDPALDDLMRGELMILPGEAYLAEQLLIADPGAIHGAREGLKAWLGANLKERFFALHQRAGEAGFGRDAAARGARKIRTQALVYLAAGDPALAAGLAAAQYRAADNMTDRQGALMVLAGLDAPEREELLADFRARYDGNALVIDKWFSIQAASLHPNVLEHVKALARHPDFTLNNPNRVRSLYMAFAANPHAFHSADGEGYRMIADLIVDLDPINAQTAARFVPPLGRWRRIEPARSALMRAQLERISRVDRLSRDTYEQVMRSLG from the coding sequence ATGGATATCGTGCAAGACCCTACCGTGCCCCAGGGAAATCCGGAGCAGGCCGACGCTGCTGCCGCTCCGCAGGCGCCGCGCATCATCCGGCGGGAGGATTATCTTCCGCCGGCCTGGCTGGTGCCCAGGGTATCGCTGGATTTCGCGCTGGGGCTGCAGCGCACCCGCGTGTCGGCCGTGCTGGAGGTCGCGCGCAATCCCGATGGCGCAAGCGATCCGGTCATTCGCCTGAATGGCGACGGCCTCACGCCGCTTTCGGTCCGGGTGGATGGCGAGCCGAACAACAGCTGGACGATGGATGGGGCGGACCTGCTCATCACCCTGCCCGGCGCGGCCCATGAAATCACGGTGGTGACGGAGATCGAGCCCGCGGCCAACAGCCAGTTGATGGGCCTCTATGCTTCCAACGGGATGCTATGCACCCAGTGCGAGGCCGAAGGCTTCCGGCGAATCGCCTTCTTTCCCGACCGTCCGGACGTGCTCAGCACCTACAGAGTGCGGATGAGCGGGGACAAGGGGCTGTTCCCGATCCTGCTGTCCAATGGCAACCTCGCCGCGTCGGGCGATCCCGGCGATGGCACGCACTGGGCCGAATGGCACGATCCCTGGCCCAAGCCGTGCTACCTCTTCGCATTGGTGGCGGGCGATCTCGTCGCCAATCGCGACAGCTTCGTCACCTGCGGCGGGCGCAGGGTCGATCTCGCCATCTGGGTGCGGGACGGCGATCTGGAACGCACCGGCCACGCCATGCAATCGCTGAAGAACAGCATGAAATGGGATGAGGAGACGTTCGGCCGCGAATATGATCTCGACACGTTCAACATCGTCGCCGTGTCCGATTTCAACATGGGCGCGATGGAGAACAAGGGCCTCAACATCTTCAACACCCGCTATGTGCTGGCCGACCCGGAAACCGCGACCGACGGCGATTACGATGCGGTGGAGAGCGTGATCGCTCACGAGTATTTCCATAACTGGTCGGGCAATCGCGTGACCTGCCGGGACTGGTTCCAGCTCAGCCTGAAGGAAGGCTTCACCGTGCTGCGCGACCAGCTGTTCAGCCAGGACATGGGCTCGGCAAGCGTGAAGCGGATCGAGGATGTGCGCATCCTGCGTTCCGCCCAGTTCCCGGAGGACAGCGGCCCGCTGGCCCATCCGATCCGGCCCGACAGCTATCAGGAAATCTCCAATTTCTACACCGCCACGGTCTACAACAAGGGCGCGGAGGTGATCCGCATGATGCGGACCATGGCCGGGCCGGACGCCTTCCGCAAAGGCTGCGACCTCTATTTCGAGCGGCATGACGGCCAGGCCGCGACCTGCGAGGATTTCATCCGCGCGATCGAGGACGGCGCGGGGCTGGATCTTTCGCAATTCCGCCTGTGGTATGCGCAGGCCGGCACTCCGAAACTCACGGTGAAGCTGGAGCATGGCGGCGGCAAGGCAGTGCTCACGCTGGCGCAGGCGGTCCCGGCGACGCCAGGGCAGGCGGAGAAGCGGCCCATGCCGATTCCCCTGCGGCTCGCCCTGTTCGACCGCGAGAGCGGAAGCCATCGGGGCGAGCAGCTGGTCGTGCTGGATGCGGAGGAGCGCGGCTACACCTTCGACGGCTTCGCGCAGCCGCCCGTGCTGTCGATCAATCGCGGCTTTTCCGCGCCGGTCGCGGTGGAGCGCCATGTCCCGGAGGCGGATCTGGTATTCCTTGCCGCCCATGACGACGATCCCTTCGCCCGCTACGAGGCGATGCAGAGCCTGGTCGTCCAGCATCTGACCGCGGTGATAGATGGCGGCGACGGCGCGAGCGGCCGCGCCGCCGTGGGCGATGCGCTGGCGGCCATCCTCGAGGACCCCGCTCTCGACGATCTGATGCGCGGCGAATTGATGATCCTGCCCGGCGAGGCCTATCTCGCCGAACAGCTGCTGATCGCCGATCCCGGTGCGATTCACGGCGCGCGCGAAGGGCTGAAGGCCTGGCTCGGCGCGAATCTGAAGGAAAGGTTCTTCGCGCTTCACCAGCGCGCCGGCGAAGCGGGCTTCGGCCGGGATGCGGCGGCGCGCGGCGCGCGCAAGATCAGGACCCAGGCCCTGGTCTATCTGGCCGCGGGCGATCCTGCCCTTGCCGCCGGCCTCGCCGCCGCCCAGTATCGCGCGGCCGACAACATGACCGACCGGCAGGGCGCGCTGATGGTGCTGGCGGGCCTCGATGCGCCGGAACGCGAGGAGTTGCTGGCCGATTTCCGCGCCCGCTATGACGGCAATGCGTTGGTCATCGACAAATGGTTCTCGATCCAGGCGGCGTCGCTTCATCCGAATGTGCTGGAGCATGTGAAGGCGCTGGCCCGGCATCCCGATTTCACGCTGAACAATCCCAACCGGGTGCGTTCGCTCTACATGGCCTTCGCCGCCAATCCCCATGCCTTCCACAGCGCCGATGGCGAAGGCTATCGCATGATCGCGGACCTGATCGTCGATCTCGATCCGATCAACGCGCAGACAGCCGCCCGTTTCGTTCCGCCGCTGGGGCGCTGGCGCCGGATCGAGCCGGCCCGCTCGGCTCTGATGCGCGCGCAGCTGGAACGCATATCCAGAGTGGACCGGCTTTCCCGCGACACCTACGAACAGGTGATGCGCAGCCTTGGCTGA
- a CDS encoding SDR family NAD(P)-dependent oxidoreductase: protein MAHMFIFGLGYAASHIAAHLRQSGWTLDATGRHGNLDFADAAAIRSALRRASHVLSSVPPGEDGDPVLDAHGADLGGKWLGYLSSTGVYGDTGGAWVDESAQIGGGRRSARAQADAGWLELGARVFRLPGIYGPGRSALKRVREGRAHRIDLPAQVFSRVHVEDIASGVMAALDRPAPPGAYNLADDLPCGQNRVIEEACRLTGAPVPPLRSLDEAGLSPMARAFYAENRRVANGKAERILGWRPRHPTYREGLQAVLAAEREQAGR, encoded by the coding sequence ATGGCGCATATGTTCATTTTCGGGCTGGGCTATGCCGCGAGCCATATCGCCGCCCATCTGCGCCAGTCAGGCTGGACGCTCGACGCGACGGGACGACACGGCAATCTGGATTTCGCCGATGCCGCCGCGATCCGATCCGCATTGCGCCGGGCCAGCCATGTGCTGTCGTCAGTGCCGCCGGGCGAGGATGGCGATCCGGTGCTGGATGCGCATGGCGCGGATCTTGGCGGCAAATGGCTGGGCTATCTCTCTTCCACCGGGGTCTATGGCGACACCGGCGGAGCCTGGGTGGACGAAAGCGCGCAGATCGGCGGCGGCAGGCGCTCCGCCCGCGCGCAAGCCGATGCGGGCTGGCTGGAGCTGGGCGCGCGCGTGTTCCGCCTGCCCGGCATCTACGGGCCGGGGCGCAGCGCGCTGAAACGGGTGCGGGAAGGCCGCGCCCACCGGATCGACCTGCCGGCCCAGGTCTTCAGCCGGGTGCATGTGGAGGACATCGCCAGTGGCGTCATGGCCGCGCTCGACCGCCCCGCGCCGCCCGGCGCCTACAATCTGGCGGATGACCTGCCCTGCGGCCAGAACCGCGTGATCGAGGAGGCCTGCCGCCTGACCGGCGCCCCGGTGCCGCCGCTGCGGTCGCTCGACGAGGCCGGACTTTCGCCCATGGCCCGCGCTTTCTATGCCGAGAACCGCCGCGTGGCCAACGGCAAGGCCGAACGAATCCTTGGCTGGCGGCCGCGCCACCCTACATACCGGGAAGGTCTGCAAGCGGTTCTGGCCGCGGAAAGGGAACAGGCAGGACGATGA
- a CDS encoding GNAT family N-acetyltransferase codes for MSETVEITHHTDGNGGEYRAIVPGSEYFGRMTWRKAGDARLVDHTIVPPEIGGRGIAAQLVEALIADAREQGFRIIPQCSYVAAAFRRHPEWADLLA; via the coding sequence ATGAGCGAGACAGTCGAGATCACCCATCACACCGACGGGAATGGCGGCGAATACCGTGCGATCGTGCCCGGCAGCGAGTATTTCGGCCGGATGACCTGGCGCAAGGCCGGGGATGCCCGGCTGGTGGATCACACCATCGTGCCGCCCGAGATCGGCGGACGCGGCATCGCGGCGCAGCTGGTCGAGGCGCTCATCGCGGATGCGCGGGAGCAGGGATTCAGGATCATCCCCCAATGCAGCTATGTCGCGGCGGCCTTCCGCCGCCAT